A single genomic interval of Panthera tigris isolate Pti1 chromosome E3, P.tigris_Pti1_mat1.1, whole genome shotgun sequence harbors:
- the BHLHA15 gene encoding class A basic helix-loop-helix protein 15, translated as MKTKNRPPRRRVPAQDPEAAAGERTPDGPQQGSGLELAKGLRSRTVRAQGARAEGGRRRPGASGPGGRRENSVQRRLESNERERQRMHKLNNAFQALREVIPHVRADKKLSKIETLTLAKNYIKSLTSTILTMSSGRLPGLDGPGPKLYQHYQQQQQQAAAGGALGATEPQPEGHLQRYSTQIHSFREGS; from the coding sequence ATGAAGACCAAGAACCGGCCCCCCAGGCGCCGGGTGCCAGCGCAGGACCCAGAGGCCGCCGCAGGGGAACGGACCCCTGACGGGCCCCAGCAGGGTTCGGGGCTGGAGCTGGCCAAGGGTCTGCGGAGCAGGACGGTGCGGGCACAGGGGGCGCGGGCCGAGGGTGGGCGCAGGCGGCCGGGGGCCTCGGGGCCTGGTGGCCGGCGGGAGAACAGCGTCCAGCGGCGGCTGGAGAGCAATGAGCGAGAGCGGCAGCGTATGCACAAGCTGAACAACGCCTTCCAGGCGCTGCGAGAGGTCATCCCGCACGTTCGAGCCGACAAGAAGCTCTCCAAGATCGAGACGCTCACTCTGGCCAAGAACTACATCAAGTCGCTGACCTCCACCATCCTGACCATGTCCAGCGGCCGCCTCCCCGGCCTGGACGGCCCGGGCCCCAAGCTCTACCAGCAttatcagcagcagcagcagcaggcggCGGCTGGGGGTGCACTGGGCGCCACCGAGCCCCAGCCCGAAGGCCACCTGCAGAGGTACTCCACGCAGATCCACAGCTTCCGGGAGGGCTCCTAG